TCGTCGCCATCGTGTGGGCGGCCCTCGTGTTCGCGGTGTTCGGGGTGCTCGCGGTGCTGCTCGACCGCGACCCCGTCGAGCAGCCGGTCGGCCCGTACTTCGGGCTCGTCGCGATCGTGCTGGCCCTCGGCGTCGTCTACCTCGGGATCGTGTTCACGACGCCCGCGCGAGCGCCCGGACTCGGCGCGGTGGCCACGGCGGCCGGTGTCTACCTCGTGATCGTGCTGTCGGCCCTCGTCGTCGACACCGCCCTCGCCTTCGAGCAGGCGACGAGTCCGTTCGTCGTCGCGGCCGCGATCCTGGCCTTCGCGCCTCCCATCGCCTGCTGGGCATACTTCCGCTCGAGGCGCTGACCCGTCCGGGTGCCCCCCGCATGCGGGTATCGTCCCGGAGGCATACGGGCGGATAGCCTGACGACCTCAGGGATGTGGGGTCCCTGATCGAGATGCCGCTCGGGGGGACGGCATCCCGGGTACCGTGCGAACACCTAGGGGGTGGCATGGCCTCCCTTTCCGAGATCCTCATCATCCGGGGACAGCTTCCGATCACGTCGATCGACGCGGCCGCGAACGACGACGAGACGCAGATCCGCGAGCTCGTGACGCAGGGCCTGCTCACCGAGAGCCAGGTCGCATCCGCGCGTGCCGCGCAGATGAACCTGCCGTTCGTCGACCTCACGGAGTACCCCGTCGACCACTCGGCCGTCGCGCTCGTGCCGATCGGGCTGCTGCGCCGTCACGAGGTGCTGCCGATCGGCCGCGACGGCGACCGCCTGCTCGTCGCGATGGCCGACCCGAACAACGTCGTCGCGCTCGACGACATCCGCGCCGCCGTGCGCTTCTCGGTGCGCGCCGTCGTCGCCGAGCGCCAGGACCTGCTCAACGCGATCACCCGCTTCGTGCGCGCCGACAGCGAGCTCAACGACCTCTCGAGCGAGATCGAGAGCGATGCCGAGCCCACCGGCAGCGAGCTCGAGCGCGCCGAGGTCGAGGACGACGCGCCCATCGTGCGCTTCGTGAACCTGCTCATCAGCCAGGCGATCCAGGACCACGCATCCGACATCCACATCGAGCCCGCCGAGCACGACATGCACGTGCGGTACCGCATCGACGGCGTGCTGCACGAGATGCAGCGTGCGCCGAAGACGATCCAGAACGGCGTCATCAGCCGCCTCAAGATCATGAGCGACATCGACATCGCCGAGCGCCGCAAGCCCCAGGACGGCCGCCTCTCGGTCATGCACGGCGGCAGGAAGATCGACCTCCGCGTCGCGACCCTGCCGACGGTGTACGGCGAGAAGGTCGTCATGCGTATCCTCGACAACTCGTCGACGCAGCTCGGCATCCAGCAGATGGCGATGCTCGACCACAACCTCGACCGCTTCAAGCGCTCGTACTCGAAGCCGTACGGCATGATCCTCGTCACCGGTCCCACGGGTTCCGGTAAGTCGACGACGCTCTACACGACCCTCAACGAGGTCGCGAAGCCCGAGATCAACGTCATCACGGTCGAGGACCCGGTCGAGTACCGCCTGCCGGGCATCAACCAGGTGCAGGTCAACGTCAAGGCGGGCCTGACCTTCGCGAGCGCGCTCCGCAGCATCCTGCGTTCGGACCCGGATGTCGTGCTGATCGGTGAGATCCGCGACCAGGAGACGGCGCAGATCGCCATCGAGGCGTCGCTCACGGGTCACCTCGTGCTCTCGACGCTGCACACGAACGACGCGCCGAGCGCCGTCACGCGTCTCATCGAGATGGACATCGAGCCGTTCCTCGTCGGCTCGGCGCTCGACTGCGTCGTGGCTCAGCGTCTCGCGCGACGCTTGTGCGACAAGTGCAAGCAGCCGTACCACCACAACCCGGACGAGCTGCAGGCACTCGGTTTCGCTTTCGACCCGCGGATGGGGATCCCGACCCTGTTCCGTCCCGTCGGCTGCCAGCACTGCTCGAACACGGGCTACCGCGGCCGCATGGCGCTCCACGAGGTGATGACCGTCACCGAGGAGATCGAGCGTCTCGCGGTCGCCCGTTCGTCGAGCGCCGAGATCGGCCGCGTCGCCGTTCAGCAGGGCATGTACACGCTGCGGCAGGACGGGTGGGGCAAGGCTCTGCTCGGCATGACGAGCATCGAGGAGATCCTGCGCGTCGTCGCCTAGCGACGATGTGGGGAGGTTCCGCATGGAGGGGGAGGACCAGCGCGTGAACAACAACATCTACGAGATCCCGTTGACGGATCCGGCGGCGCCGCCGTTCGGCGCGCCCGGCACGAGCGGCGCCCTGCCGCCGCAGCCCGGCGTGCTGCCGCCGGACGCCGTGCCGAGCGTCGACTTCTCGCAGCTGCCGCCGCCCGGCATGAGCGCCGCGCCGTCGTCGGATGCGCCCTCGCCCGTGCCGCCGTCGGCGAGCGTGCCGCCTGTGCCGCCGCCCGCCGCGTCGTTCTCCGACTCGGCCCCGCCCGTCTTCCCGCCCGCCGGGGGCATCCCGGGCTTCACGGAGGCGCCGACCGTCGACCTGACCACGCCGAGCTTCGCCGCCGCGCCGCCGCCTCCGCTCCCGACCGCGGCCGTCGCTCCCGCGGCACCCGTGCCCGCCGAGACGCTCATCGACGACGAGTTCGCGCGCGCGGCCCGCGCCAACGCGGATGCCGACCTGCTGCACTGCCTGCAGGAGGTGCTCCTCGCGGGCGCATCCGACCTCCACATCTCCACGGGCACCTCGCCGCTCCTCCGTATCGACGGCACGCTCACGCCCGTGCACGAGCAGCCCATCTGGGACCGCGAGAAGACCGCGACGGCGCTCTACAGCATCCTGTCGCCGACGCAGCGGGCGAAGTTCGACGAGGTGCTCGAGCTCGACTTCGCGTTCACGCTCTCGGCCAACGCCCGTTTCCGCGTGAACTTCTACCAGCAGCGCGGCGCGATCGGCGGGGCGTTCCGTATCATCCCGACCGAGATCAAGAGCCTGAGCCAGCTCGGCGTGCCGCCGCAGGTGGGCGAGTTCGCGAAGCTGCCGCGGGGTCTCGTGCTCGTGACGGGCCCGACCGGTTCGGGTAAGTCGACGACCCTCGCCGCCCTCATCGACCAGGTGAACCAGACGCGTCGCGACCACGTCGTGACGGTCGAGGACCCGATCGAGTTCCTGCACAACAACAAGAAGGCGCTCATCAACCAGCGCGAGGTCGGTGCTGACACGCACTCCTTCGCGAACGCGCTCAAGCACGTCCTCCGCCAGGACCCCGACGTCATCCTCATCGGTGAGCTCCGAGACCTCGAGACGATCTCGGTCGCCCTGACCGCGGCGGAAACCGGTCACCTCGTCTTCGCGACCCTGCACACGCAGAGCGCCGCGTCGACGATCGACCGTGTCATCGACGTCTTCCCGCCGCACCAGCAGGACCAGATCCGCGTGCAGCTCGCGGCGACGCTGCAGGGCGTCGTCTGTCAGACCCTCGTCAAGCGCGCCAACGGCCGGGGCCGTGCCGTCGCGACGGAGGTCATGTTCATCACGCCGGCCATCGCGAACCTCGTGCGCGAGGGCAAGACCTACCAGGTGACGTCTTCCCTGCAGTCGGGTGCCGCGCAGGGCATGCACACGATGGACCAGCACCTCGCCGACCTCGTGAACGGCGGCGAGGTCGCCTACGAGCACGCGCTCGAGAAGGTGCAGGATCTCGAGACGTTCAACCGCCTCGTCACGCGCCGCGACCTCAACAACAACGCTCAGGCTGCGAGAAGCATCTGATGGCCGCCGGAGCAGCAGTCGCATCTCCGACGCGCAACTGGACGTACCAGGGGCGTGACGGTGCGGGAAAGCGCGTCAAGGGGAAACTCGAAGCGCCCACCGAGAGCGCCGCCGTCGATCGCATGAGAGCGATGGGGCTCAGCCCGATCAAAGTCAGCGAGATCCAGGCCGGGACCGGGCTCAACCGAGAGATCGAGATCGGTGGGAGCAACGTAGGCCTCAAGGATCTCGCGGTGCTCTCGCGCCAGGCAGCGACGATGGTAAGTGCGGGCCTCTCTCTCCTCAAGACGCTCAACATCCTTGCCGAGCAGACGGAGAACAAGAAGCTGAAATCCACGCTCGCCACCGTCTCGCGCGACGTCGAGGTCGGCTGGTCGTTCTCCGACGCCCTGGGGAAGCACCCCCGCGTGTTCCCGCCCCTCATGGTCAATATGGTGCGCGCTGGCGAGACCGGCGGCTTTCTCGACGGCGCGCTCAACACAATCGCGGTGAACTACGAGAAGGAAGCGAAGCTGCGCGAGCAGATCAAGTCCGCGATGACCTATCCCGTGATGGTCTTCATCATGTCGATCGTCGCGGTGATCGTGATGCTCCTATTCATCGTCCCCATATTCAAGGACATGTTCGCGGGCTTCGGTGCTGAACTCCCGCTACCAACGATGATGCTGGTCTGGCTGAGCCAGGCGATGG
The Protaetiibacter sp. SSC-01 genome window above contains:
- a CDS encoding GspE/PulE family protein gives rise to the protein MASLSEILIIRGQLPITSIDAAANDDETQIRELVTQGLLTESQVASARAAQMNLPFVDLTEYPVDHSAVALVPIGLLRRHEVLPIGRDGDRLLVAMADPNNVVALDDIRAAVRFSVRAVVAERQDLLNAITRFVRADSELNDLSSEIESDAEPTGSELERAEVEDDAPIVRFVNLLISQAIQDHASDIHIEPAEHDMHVRYRIDGVLHEMQRAPKTIQNGVISRLKIMSDIDIAERRKPQDGRLSVMHGGRKIDLRVATLPTVYGEKVVMRILDNSSTQLGIQQMAMLDHNLDRFKRSYSKPYGMILVTGPTGSGKSTTLYTTLNEVAKPEINVITVEDPVEYRLPGINQVQVNVKAGLTFASALRSILRSDPDVVLIGEIRDQETAQIAIEASLTGHLVLSTLHTNDAPSAVTRLIEMDIEPFLVGSALDCVVAQRLARRLCDKCKQPYHHNPDELQALGFAFDPRMGIPTLFRPVGCQHCSNTGYRGRMALHEVMTVTEEIERLAVARSSSAEIGRVAVQQGMYTLRQDGWGKALLGMTSIEEILRVVA
- a CDS encoding type IV pilus twitching motility protein PilT: MNNNIYEIPLTDPAAPPFGAPGTSGALPPQPGVLPPDAVPSVDFSQLPPPGMSAAPSSDAPSPVPPSASVPPVPPPAASFSDSAPPVFPPAGGIPGFTEAPTVDLTTPSFAAAPPPPLPTAAVAPAAPVPAETLIDDEFARAARANADADLLHCLQEVLLAGASDLHISTGTSPLLRIDGTLTPVHEQPIWDREKTATALYSILSPTQRAKFDEVLELDFAFTLSANARFRVNFYQQRGAIGGAFRIIPTEIKSLSQLGVPPQVGEFAKLPRGLVLVTGPTGSGKSTTLAALIDQVNQTRRDHVVTVEDPIEFLHNNKKALINQREVGADTHSFANALKHVLRQDPDVILIGELRDLETISVALTAAETGHLVFATLHTQSAASTIDRVIDVFPPHQQDQIRVQLAATLQGVVCQTLVKRANGRGRAVATEVMFITPAIANLVREGKTYQVTSSLQSGAAQGMHTMDQHLADLVNGGEVAYEHALEKVQDLETFNRLVTRRDLNNNAQAARSI
- a CDS encoding type II secretion system F family protein produces the protein MAAGAAVASPTRNWTYQGRDGAGKRVKGKLEAPTESAAVDRMRAMGLSPIKVSEIQAGTGLNREIEIGGSNVGLKDLAVLSRQAATMVSAGLSLLKTLNILAEQTENKKLKSTLATVSRDVEVGWSFSDALGKHPRVFPPLMVNMVRAGETGGFLDGALNTIAVNYEKEAKLREQIKSAMTYPVMVFIMSIVAVIVMLLFIVPIFKDMFAGFGAELPLPTMMLVWLSQAMVYVVPVGIVGGIAFAVWWGANKHTEKVRKFVDPLKLKIPVFGSLIGKIAITRFCRNLADMVKAGVPILQALNIVGEASGNWVIEQASLEIANSVRIGKSISGPLAEQKVFPPMAAQMIAVGEDAGALDTMLSKVADFYDDEVKATTEGLTSIIEPLLIAFLGIVVGGMVIALYMPIFSMINVVGGA